In Flavobacterium lacustre, a genomic segment contains:
- a CDS encoding amidase family protein — MDSQIKKIHQQLVSKQITCTALVQEKLGLLKQNTYNSVNSLLDTLALDLAAKVDAKIAKGETIGLLEGIPFGIKDVYMLQGTYTTASSELLRNYKSPYTATAIQKLLDAGAIPLVKENCDSFGHGSSSENTIFGAVKNAIDPELVAGGSSGGSAVNVAKEYTVFSIGGDTGGSIRQPAGYNHIYGFKPTYGRISRFGLMAYASSTDCVGPLAKSIEDIRIVLNVMSGKDPKDQTSVASTEICEDAIATSPVKKVGYFKNFIESDAIDTQIKADFLASIEKIKAKGIEVKELDFFKSDILVSTYYTLAMAETASNLSRLDGTNYGNRIEAENLIETYAVTRSENFSEETKRRIVGGNQVLSQGFSDEIYLKGLALRDQISENFSKDFAAVDIILSPVTPSTPPKIGDSLKDPLAMYLSDAYTVGFSLGQLPTLTVPQGTSTGLQITAAKNNDELVLKFANFLKDTI, encoded by the coding sequence ATGGATTCTCAAATAAAAAAAATACACCAACAATTGGTGTCAAAACAAATTACTTGCACTGCTTTGGTACAAGAAAAATTAGGCTTACTTAAGCAAAATACGTATAACTCTGTCAATTCTTTGTTAGATACTTTGGCGCTGGATTTGGCGGCTAAAGTCGATGCTAAAATTGCAAAAGGAGAAACTATTGGTTTGTTGGAAGGAATTCCTTTTGGAATTAAAGATGTGTATATGTTGCAAGGAACTTACACAACGGCAAGTTCTGAATTGTTAAGAAATTATAAATCGCCATACACGGCCACTGCTATTCAGAAATTATTGGATGCAGGTGCTATTCCGTTAGTAAAAGAAAATTGTGACAGTTTTGGTCACGGATCTTCCAGTGAAAACACCATTTTTGGAGCGGTAAAAAATGCTATTGACCCAGAATTAGTTGCTGGAGGTTCAAGCGGAGGTTCTGCAGTTAACGTTGCTAAAGAATATACCGTATTTTCTATTGGTGGAGATACAGGAGGTTCGATTCGTCAGCCTGCCGGTTACAATCATATTTATGGTTTTAAACCAACTTACGGAAGAATTTCTCGATTTGGATTGATGGCTTATGCATCTTCTACAGATTGTGTGGGTCCATTGGCGAAATCCATTGAAGATATCCGAATTGTGTTGAATGTAATGAGCGGGAAAGATCCAAAAGATCAAACTTCAGTCGCTTCAACAGAAATCTGTGAAGATGCGATTGCAACTTCTCCTGTGAAAAAGGTAGGTTATTTCAAGAACTTTATCGAAAGTGATGCTATTGATACACAGATAAAAGCTGATTTTTTAGCTAGTATCGAAAAAATAAAAGCCAAAGGAATTGAAGTAAAAGAGTTGGATTTTTTCAAATCTGATATTTTGGTTTCAACGTATTACACATTGGCAATGGCTGAAACGGCTTCGAATTTATCTCGTTTAGACGGAACTAATTACGGAAACCGAATTGAAGCGGAGAATTTAATTGAAACCTATGCGGTGACCCGTTCTGAAAACTTTTCGGAAGAAACAAAACGCAGAATTGTAGGAGGAAACCAAGTTTTGTCACAAGGTTTTTCAGATGAAATATATTTAAAAGGTTTGGCTTTAAGAGATCAAATTTCGGAAAACTTCAGTAAAGATTTTGCGGCAGTGGATATTATTTTATCGCCGGTTACACCAAGTACTCCTCCTAAAATTGGAGACAGTTTAAAAGATCCGTTGGCGATGTATTTATCCGATGCTTATACGGTTGGTTTTAGTTTGGGACAATTACCAACTTTAACCGTACCACAGGGCACAAGCACCGGATTGCAAATTACGGCAGCAAAAAATAATGATGAATTAGTGTTGAAGTTCGCAAACTTCTTAAAAGATACAATATAA
- a CDS encoding TonB-dependent receptor — translation MKINFPNKIIVSLLLIAFQFSFAQKKEQIGTETVNVVKPYTPTISDAFKVKETPSLNDEATAKKETVKYTVFSFPVASTFTPSKGKAEGVEKEKQQHLFKNYATFAGGNYGTFNAELFVTEDLNANDYVAGMFRHLSSQGGIKKVELDDAFFDTSIDLTYGSNSTDFSWNFDLGYQNQIYNWYGLPMGFGDALIPYDRNALVSGIQPQQTYNTITLGGKMDFNNSFFKEASLKFNHFSDAYGSSENRFYVKPSFQIEMMDKSIKTNVIVDYLGGSFEKNYWNTNTKKIEYGFTNFGIATSFEMQQDDWTLHFGAGIFYSLDTKNSNNKFFIYPQINASYKVVGDLMIFYAGAEGNLEQNSYMDFVNENPFVSPTLSISPTDKQYDIFAGLKGKLANNVSYNIRGSYVNERNKALYKSNDYNEGSTNEDYAFGNSLQVVYDDMKTVRFFGELKADFSENITFGINGTFSSFTNDVQKEAWNLPTIKLNSNLDFDITKKWYAGVNVFYVGERKDQKLNTDIVYLIIPSPVTLKAYFDLNAHVGFKYSDRLTAFLRGNNIANQAYEKWLNYPVQGLQVVVGANYKFDF, via the coding sequence ATGAAAATCAATTTCCCAAATAAAATAATTGTAAGTCTGTTACTTATTGCGTTTCAATTTTCGTTTGCACAAAAGAAAGAGCAAATAGGAACCGAAACGGTAAATGTGGTGAAGCCATACACGCCAACCATTTCGGATGCTTTCAAAGTTAAGGAAACACCTTCTTTGAACGATGAGGCAACGGCCAAAAAAGAAACGGTAAAGTATACGGTTTTTTCTTTTCCTGTGGCTTCGACTTTTACGCCATCCAAAGGAAAGGCGGAAGGTGTTGAAAAAGAAAAGCAACAACATTTATTCAAAAATTATGCAACATTTGCCGGTGGAAATTACGGGACTTTTAATGCTGAATTATTTGTTACCGAAGATTTGAATGCCAATGATTATGTAGCCGGAATGTTTCGCCATCTTTCATCACAAGGTGGAATAAAAAAAGTGGAATTAGATGATGCTTTTTTTGACACTTCGATTGATTTGACGTATGGTTCAAATTCGACTGATTTTTCTTGGAATTTTGATTTGGGATATCAAAATCAAATATACAATTGGTATGGTTTGCCAATGGGTTTTGGTGACGCATTAATTCCTTATGACAGAAATGCTTTGGTGTCAGGCATACAGCCGCAACAAACCTACAATACGATTACTTTAGGTGGAAAAATGGATTTTAATAACAGTTTTTTTAAGGAAGCCAGCTTAAAATTCAATCATTTTTCGGATGCTTATGGATCTTCGGAAAACAGGTTTTATGTGAAACCTTCTTTTCAAATTGAAATGATGGATAAATCCATAAAAACAAATGTAATTGTGGATTATTTGGGGGGAAGTTTCGAAAAAAACTATTGGAACACCAATACAAAAAAGATAGAATATGGTTTTACTAATTTTGGAATTGCCACAAGTTTTGAAATGCAGCAAGACGATTGGACGCTTCATTTTGGTGCCGGAATATTTTATAGTTTAGATACAAAAAATAGCAATAATAAGTTTTTCATTTATCCGCAAATTAATGCTTCATACAAAGTGGTGGGTGATTTGATGATTTTTTATGCCGGAGCCGAAGGGAATTTAGAACAAAATTCTTATATGGATTTTGTGAATGAAAACCCATTTGTTTCGCCAACATTAAGTATTTCGCCAACAGACAAACAATATGATATTTTTGCCGGTTTAAAAGGAAAATTAGCCAATAATGTTAGCTATAATATTCGGGGTTCTTATGTGAATGAAAGAAATAAAGCGTTGTATAAAAGCAATGATTATAATGAAGGTAGTACGAATGAAGATTATGCTTTTGGAAATTCACTGCAAGTCGTTTATGATGATATGAAAACAGTGCGTTTTTTTGGAGAGTTAAAAGCTGATTTCTCTGAAAATATTACTTTTGGAATCAATGGAACCTTTAGCAGTTTTACAAATGATGTACAAAAAGAAGCTTGGAATTTACCAACAATTAAACTGAATTCAAATCTTGATTTTGATATTACTAAAAAATGGTATGCAGGCGTAAATGTGTTTTATGTTGGGGAACGAAAAGATCAAAAATTAAACACCGATATTGTTTATCTGATAATTCCAAGTCCAGTTACATTGAAGGCGTATTTTGATTTGAATGCTCATGTTGGATTTAAATATAGCGATAGATTAACGGCCTTTTTGAGAGGTAATAATATTGCAAATCAAGCGTATGAAAAATGGTTGAATTATCCGGTGCAAGGCTTACAAGTAGTTGTAGGAGCGAATTATAAATTTGATTTCTAA
- a CDS encoding PhzF family phenazine biosynthesis protein, with translation MNISFYIVDVFAEKKYAGNQLAVFLEADALSAVEMQKIAREINFAESTFITKLEPENNAAEIRIFTPEYEMKFAGHPIIGTSWVLMNKIFENQPEKITLSVPIGEIPIHQADDLVWLQAAQPQFFDIFSAEGILSFSNLSSTDFDVEYPVQEVSTGSAFVIVPLKNKKALENLVLDKVKMDEWLLTHCKTNFRALYFYCLEEKNLISRMLYLEDNQLKEDAATGSASTCLQAFLLKYYAPEIQIINHQGDFINRPSRIYFDGKLTENHFDIKIGGKTQFIAKGEWEV, from the coding sequence ATGAATATATCTTTTTACATCGTTGATGTTTTTGCAGAGAAAAAATACGCAGGCAATCAATTGGCAGTTTTCCTGGAGGCTGATGCTTTAAGTGCCGTAGAGATGCAAAAAATTGCCCGTGAAATTAACTTTGCGGAAAGTACTTTTATCACGAAGCTTGAACCTGAAAATAACGCCGCGGAAATTAGAATTTTTACTCCGGAGTACGAAATGAAGTTTGCAGGACATCCAATTATAGGAACTTCTTGGGTTTTGATGAATAAAATATTTGAAAATCAACCCGAAAAAATTACGTTATCAGTTCCAATTGGTGAAATTCCAATTCATCAAGCGGACGATTTAGTTTGGTTACAGGCTGCTCAACCTCAGTTTTTTGATATCTTTTCAGCAGAAGGTATTTTATCCTTCAGCAATTTAAGCAGTACTGATTTTGATGTTGAATATCCCGTTCAGGAAGTGAGCACAGGAAGCGCATTTGTAATTGTTCCTCTCAAAAATAAAAAAGCATTAGAGAATTTGGTTTTGGATAAGGTTAAAATGGATGAATGGTTGCTGACTCATTGTAAAACAAATTTCAGAGCCTTGTATTTTTATTGTCTGGAAGAAAAAAATCTTATCAGCAGAATGTTGTATTTAGAAGACAATCAACTCAAAGAAGATGCAGCGACAGGAAGTGCTAGTACTTGTTTACAGGCTTTTCTTTTGAAATATTACGCTCCGGAAATTCAAATTATCAATCATCAGGGAGATTTTATAAACAGACCATCTCGAATTTATTTTGACGGAAAATTAACTGAAAATCATTTTGATATTAAGATTGGTGGGAAAACGCAATTCATTGCAAAAGGCGAATGGGAAGTTTAA
- the gyrB gene encoding DNA topoisomerase (ATP-hydrolyzing) subunit B, translating to MSEEIKKDNYSADSIQALEGMEHVRMRPSMYIGDVGVRGLHHLVYEVVDNSIDEAMGGHCDTIRVDINEDGSISVEDNGRGIPVGIHKKEGVSALEVVMTKIGAGGKFDKDSYKVSGGLHGVGVSVVNALSNHLRATVHSSDGKVYEQEYEKGKALYPVKQIGETTKRGTIVTFYPDPSIFTQTIEYSYDTLSARMRELSYLNKGITITFTDKREKDKDGNFVSEIFHSDEGLKEYIRYLDGNREPIIAHVISMDHEKGEIPVEVALIYNTSYTENIFSYVNNINTHEGGTHLQGFRTGLTRSLKKYADASGMLDKLKFDISGDDFREGLTAIISVKVAEPQFEGQTKTKLGNREVVSPVSQAVSEMIENYLEENPNDARIIVQKVILAAQARHAAKKAREMVQRKTVMGGGGLPGKLSDCSEQDPAKCEVYLVEGDSAGGTAKQGRDRAFQAILPLRGKILNVEKAMHHKVFENEEIRNIFTALGVTIGTAEDSKALNVEKLRYHKVIIMCDADVDGSHISTLILTFFFRFMKELIEQGHIYIAAPPLYLVKKGNKKEYAWTDVQRDQANERMGGSAAIQRYKGLGEMNAEQLWETTMDPNFRTLRQVTIDSLVEADRVFSMLMGDEVPPRREFIEKNAVYAKIDA from the coding sequence ATGAGCGAAGAAATCAAAAAGGACAATTATTCAGCGGATAGTATTCAGGCGTTAGAAGGAATGGAGCACGTAAGAATGCGTCCATCAATGTATATTGGGGATGTAGGTGTTCGTGGACTGCATCATTTGGTTTATGAAGTAGTGGATAACTCTATCGATGAGGCAATGGGAGGTCATTGTGATACGATACGAGTAGATATAAATGAGGACGGGTCTATTTCTGTTGAGGATAATGGGCGTGGTATTCCGGTAGGAATTCACAAAAAAGAAGGTGTTTCCGCTTTAGAAGTTGTAATGACTAAAATTGGTGCCGGAGGTAAATTCGACAAAGATTCGTATAAAGTATCCGGAGGTCTTCACGGTGTGGGGGTTTCGGTGGTAAATGCATTGTCTAACCATTTGAGAGCAACCGTTCACAGTAGTGACGGAAAAGTGTACGAGCAGGAATACGAAAAAGGAAAAGCACTTTATCCTGTAAAACAAATTGGAGAAACAACTAAAAGAGGTACGATAGTAACTTTTTATCCAGATCCAAGTATTTTTACCCAAACCATAGAGTATTCTTATGATACATTATCCGCTCGTATGCGTGAGTTGTCTTATTTGAATAAAGGGATTACAATCACTTTTACGGATAAAAGAGAAAAAGATAAAGACGGAAATTTTGTTTCAGAAATCTTTCATTCCGATGAAGGTTTAAAAGAATACATCCGATATTTAGATGGAAATCGTGAGCCAATTATTGCTCATGTAATTTCTATGGATCATGAAAAAGGAGAAATTCCGGTTGAGGTGGCTTTGATTTATAATACAAGTTACACCGAGAATATTTTTTCTTATGTAAACAATATTAATACACACGAAGGAGGAACGCACTTACAAGGTTTTAGAACTGGTTTGACCAGATCGTTAAAGAAATATGCAGATGCTTCCGGAATGTTGGATAAACTGAAATTTGATATTTCAGGAGATGATTTCCGTGAAGGATTGACGGCAATTATTTCGGTAAAAGTGGCTGAACCACAATTTGAAGGACAAACCAAAACTAAACTGGGAAATAGAGAAGTTGTTTCTCCGGTAAGTCAGGCGGTGAGTGAAATGATTGAAAATTATTTGGAAGAAAATCCAAATGATGCCCGAATCATTGTTCAAAAAGTAATTTTGGCAGCACAAGCCCGTCACGCTGCGAAAAAAGCCCGTGAAATGGTACAACGCAAAACCGTAATGGGTGGCGGTGGATTACCGGGTAAACTTTCGGATTGTTCTGAACAAGATCCTGCAAAATGTGAAGTATATCTTGTCGAGGGAGATTCGGCAGGTGGAACGGCTAAACAAGGTCGTGATCGTGCTTTCCAGGCGATTCTGCCATTACGTGGTAAGATTTTGAATGTAGAAAAAGCGATGCATCACAAAGTTTTTGAAAACGAAGAGATACGAAATATTTTTACAGCCCTTGGAGTTACAATTGGAACTGCTGAAGATTCTAAGGCATTAAATGTTGAAAAATTACGATACCATAAAGTAATTATTATGTGTGATGCTGATGTCGATGGAAGTCACATCTCTACCTTAATATTAACATTCTTTTTCCGTTTTATGAAAGAGTTAATAGAACAAGGACATATTTATATTGCAGCTCCACCATTATATTTGGTTAAAAAAGGAAATAAGAAAGAATATGCTTGGACAGATGTTCAACGTGACCAAGCAAATGAAAGAATGGGAGGAAGTGCAGCAATCCAACGTTATAAAGGTCTTGGGGAGATGAATGCTGAGCAACTATGGGAAACTACTATGGATCCTAATTTCAGAACGCTTCGTCAAGTCACTATTGACAGCTTGGTCGAAGCTGACAGAGTCTTCTCTATGTTGATGGGAGACGAAGTTCCTCCTAGAAGAGAATTTATTGAAAAAAATGCTGTTTATGCCAAAATTGATGCGTAA
- a CDS encoding Asp-tRNA(Asn)/Glu-tRNA(Gln) amidotransferase subunit GatC gives MSKTMTVDILSSIKGAQPSESVNKLFDVIKNALPSNDNAANTVNYNCVSVNNLREDIVIESSAMERQLILENFPNKKNGFLVVAKVIEG, from the coding sequence ATGAGCAAAACAATGACAGTCGACATCTTGTCGAGTATTAAAGGAGCACAGCCTTCAGAGTCCGTGAACAAATTATTTGATGTGATAAAAAATGCACTTCCATCAAATGATAATGCTGCAAATACTGTCAATTATAATTGTGTTTCTGTAAATAATTTAAGAGAAGATATTGTGATAGAGAGTTCGGCTATGGAGAGACAACTCATTTTGGAAAACTTCCCGAACAAAAAAAATGGTTTTTTAGTAGTTGCTAAAGTTATAGAAGGATAA
- the gatB/aspS gene encoding bifunctional amidotransferase subunit GatB/aspartate--tRNA ligase AspS: MELEQLTAALKAHDLELVIGLETHVRLNTKTKLFCSCPNQEIETPNENICSVCTGQMGVLPALNKEAITKAIYFGKAVGSSFSNEVISWDRKHYEYPDNPKNIQITQFHNPIIPEGHVSCYRNDGTQFTVNLTQVHIEEDAAKLMHEKKISLVDFNKAGVPLIEIVTEPCIRNIEDASTYAQYIQRIVQNLGISEANLEKGEFKSDVSVSLRKKHSYELNPRTEIKNLNSFKFMVEALKEEVEKQFNYFIENKEFRPDQTTVLWDADLKQTKVMRKKEFEADYRFISEPDLPFVNIKAEIEAIKVDTSALPYAVESILINGGVLPQDAKFFTADKLRSQTFVEINNEIKDPSFVAKTLANNIKAEDYAEIHSIAHLTDIFKLFKAEKITAVLVQNAITGYLKDQTFDYNKYFEENTISEDKIQEVIASVISENEAVANDIKAGDQGKAGILVGKVLGVIGKGANGKVIRQIILDKLGADAILEKNTVETSSDLSVPVSEEKESQEETLPEIPIIIKDTYRTHKISQLSEATIGEEVMLSGWVASVRDHGELMFIDLRDSSFEIFQLRISRESFPNIDELVKLKPESVISVTGKVVGRNEDDYNAGLRTGKIELETSVLEILNLSKTLPFEIKRAAKTNEAIRFQYKFLDHRNEEVRRAIVNRHKVIKLLRDILDEEEFLEIETPILSAGTDEGAREFIVPTRKGSGLFYTLPQAPQQFKQMLMVSGYEKYFQIARCFRDEDSRGDRQPEFTQLDMEMAYGSMQQIIDLNTKMFNEVVKKIYGNKWILRPFEIITYKDAMDFYGCDRPDLRYGLKMQDITDIVKNTTFQVFSKPIEDGGIVKCIKVSAKDQGNKRMSKGQIENLTAIAQQHGLGGLAYIIVNEDELQSPIIKFLGEDIAAGIIKATDAQVGDIVFFSAADYATANKALDAVRQELGRILHLINPKELCPAWVVDFPMFERTDEGRWTFTHNPFSMPAIYDLEKHMKGDDDEIGTIIAQQYDIILNGYEIGGGSVRAHKSEILEATYRNMGYNKEEMIKSVGTMHKAFQYGAPPHGGIAWGIDRLMMILEKKASIREVMAFPKTGSSEDLLFGAPSLLSDKKVEEMNVRIMK; the protein is encoded by the coding sequence ATGGAATTGGAGCAATTAACTGCGGCTTTAAAAGCCCACGATTTAGAATTGGTAATTGGACTGGAAACTCACGTTCGATTGAATACCAAAACCAAGTTGTTTTGTTCTTGTCCAAATCAAGAAATAGAAACACCTAACGAAAATATATGTTCGGTTTGTACGGGACAAATGGGCGTTTTGCCTGCTTTAAATAAAGAAGCGATTACAAAAGCGATTTATTTTGGTAAAGCTGTAGGATCGTCATTTAGTAATGAAGTGATTTCTTGGGATCGAAAACATTACGAATACCCGGACAACCCAAAAAATATTCAAATCACGCAATTTCACAATCCAATAATTCCTGAAGGACACGTTTCTTGTTATAGAAATGATGGTACGCAGTTTACCGTGAATTTAACACAGGTTCATATTGAAGAGGATGCTGCCAAATTGATGCACGAAAAGAAAATTTCGTTAGTTGATTTTAACAAAGCTGGTGTTCCGTTGATTGAAATTGTTACAGAGCCTTGTATTCGTAATATTGAAGATGCTTCAACCTATGCGCAATACATTCAACGTATTGTTCAAAACTTGGGAATCTCTGAAGCGAATTTGGAGAAAGGAGAATTTAAATCGGATGTTTCTGTGTCTTTGCGCAAAAAACATTCTTACGAATTAAATCCAAGAACGGAAATCAAAAACTTAAACTCGTTTAAGTTTATGGTGGAAGCTTTGAAAGAAGAAGTGGAGAAACAATTCAATTATTTTATTGAAAATAAAGAATTTAGACCGGATCAAACGACAGTTTTGTGGGATGCTGATTTGAAGCAGACCAAAGTAATGCGTAAAAAAGAATTCGAAGCCGATTATCGTTTTATTTCGGAACCGGATTTGCCTTTTGTAAATATTAAAGCGGAGATTGAAGCGATTAAAGTGGATACAAGTGCATTGCCTTATGCAGTGGAATCTATTTTAATAAATGGAGGTGTTTTGCCACAAGACGCTAAATTTTTCACGGCAGATAAGTTGCGTTCGCAGACATTTGTGGAAATAAATAACGAAATCAAAGATCCTTCATTTGTTGCTAAAACTTTGGCAAACAATATTAAGGCCGAAGATTACGCTGAAATTCATAGTATTGCTCATTTAACGGATATTTTTAAATTATTTAAAGCCGAAAAAATCACAGCCGTTTTGGTTCAAAATGCGATTACAGGTTATTTAAAAGACCAAACTTTTGATTACAATAAGTACTTTGAAGAAAATACTATTTCTGAAGATAAAATTCAAGAAGTTATTGCTTCTGTAATTTCAGAAAATGAGGCTGTTGCCAATGATATTAAAGCGGGTGACCAAGGAAAAGCAGGTATTTTGGTTGGTAAGGTTTTAGGAGTTATTGGAAAAGGTGCGAACGGAAAAGTAATTCGTCAAATTATTTTAGACAAATTAGGTGCTGACGCTATTTTGGAAAAAAATACTGTAGAGACAAGTAGCGACTTGTCAGTACCAGTTTCAGAAGAAAAGGAAAGTCAAGAAGAAACGCTTCCTGAAATTCCTATTATTATAAAAGATACCTACAGAACACATAAAATTTCACAATTATCAGAGGCAACTATCGGCGAAGAAGTGATGTTGTCTGGTTGGGTTGCGAGTGTTCGTGACCATGGTGAATTGATGTTTATTGACTTGCGTGATTCCAGTTTTGAGATTTTTCAATTACGTATCAGTAGAGAATCATTTCCTAACATCGATGAGTTGGTGAAATTAAAACCAGAATCAGTAATTTCTGTTACTGGCAAAGTGGTAGGTCGTAATGAAGACGATTATAATGCAGGTTTGCGTACCGGTAAAATTGAATTGGAAACTTCAGTGTTGGAAATTTTAAACTTATCGAAAACCTTGCCTTTTGAGATTAAAAGAGCGGCCAAAACGAACGAAGCGATTCGTTTTCAATACAAGTTTTTGGATCACAGAAATGAAGAAGTGCGACGAGCCATCGTAAACCGTCATAAAGTAATTAAATTATTGCGTGACATATTAGATGAAGAAGAATTCTTGGAAATTGAAACACCAATTTTAAGTGCAGGAACCGATGAAGGAGCACGTGAATTTATTGTTCCTACACGTAAAGGTTCTGGTTTGTTTTATACATTACCACAAGCACCTCAGCAGTTCAAACAAATGTTGATGGTCAGTGGTTATGAAAAATATTTCCAAATTGCACGTTGTTTCAGAGATGAAGATTCTCGTGGAGACCGCCAGCCTGAATTCACGCAATTGGATATGGAAATGGCTTATGGCAGTATGCAGCAAATTATAGATTTAAACACCAAAATGTTTAATGAAGTAGTGAAGAAAATATACGGGAACAAGTGGATTTTGCGTCCGTTTGAAATTATTACTTACAAAGACGCAATGGATTTCTACGGTTGTGACAGACCAGATTTGCGTTATGGATTAAAAATGCAAGACATCACCGATATTGTAAAAAATACGACTTTCCAAGTATTTAGTAAACCTATTGAGGACGGTGGAATTGTAAAATGTATCAAGGTTTCGGCTAAAGATCAGGGAAACAAGCGTATGTCCAAAGGTCAAATCGAGAACCTTACCGCTATTGCGCAACAGCACGGTTTAGGCGGATTGGCTTATATTATTGTAAATGAAGACGAGTTGCAATCACCAATTATTAAGTTTTTAGGTGAAGATATTGCAGCTGGAATTATAAAAGCAACTGACGCACAAGTAGGAGATATTGTATTCTTTTCAGCGGCAGATTATGCAACGGCTAACAAAGCTTTGGATGCTGTTCGTCAGGAATTGGGTAGAATATTGCACTTAATCAATCCAAAGGAATTATGTCCGGCTTGGGTGGTTGATTTCCCAATGTTTGAAAGAACAGATGAAGGAAGATGGACCTTTACGCACAATCCGTTCTCAATGCCTGCGATTTATGATCTTGAAAAGCATATGAAAGGGGATGATGATGAAATAGGAACTATCATCGCTCAGCAATACGACATCATCTTAAATGGTTACGAAATTGGTGGAGGATCAGTTCGTGCGCATAAATCGGAGATTCTGGAAGCTACTTATAGAAATATGGGGTATAACAAAGAAGAAATGATAAAAAGCGTTGGAACGATGCATAAAGCCTTTCAATACGGTGCACCGCCACACGGAGGAATTGCGTGGGGAATTGACCGTTTGATGATGATTTTAGAGAAAAAAGCATCTATTAGAGAAGTAATGGCTTTCCCGAAAACAGGTTCTAGCGAAGATTTATTATTTGGCGCACCATCGCTTTTATCGGATAAAAAGGTAGAGGAAATGAATGTTCGAATTATGAAATAA